A single region of the Plutella xylostella chromosome 26, ilPluXylo3.1, whole genome shotgun sequence genome encodes:
- the LOC105391584 gene encoding uncharacterized protein LOC105391584 yields MKVLCVLLFAVAVVRAAPGATDNDDGRIELFKGVAIEKDASGEERLNVKVEPGELKDAARTFEEARGKIKKYAPLFTSLGVKVIAVIGLLFGGLTLLVTKALVVAKLAFLAAAALGLQKVLSGGGLNNLSGKIANFNQPAPQWSAPTASAGSYPYARSSSIAQDANDLAYKSQIPS; encoded by the exons atgaaagtgcTGTGTGTTCTGTTATTTGCTGTGGCAGTTGTCAGGGCGGCCCCTGGAGCAACGGATAACGATGACGGAAGGATTGAGCTGTTCAAAGGAGTTGCTATTGAAAA AGATGCATCGGGCGAAGAAAGACTCAATGTAAAAGTGGAACCAGGTGAACTGAAGGACGCTGCGAGGACGTTTGAAGAAG CACGCGGCAAAATCAAGAAGTACGCCCCTCTCTTCACAAGTCTAGGCGTGAAGGTCATCGCCGTCATCGGTCTCTTATTCGGAGGATTGACACTTCTGGTGACGAAAGCGCTGGTGGTAGCCAAACTGGCTTTCCTTGCTGCAGCGGCTTTGGGTCTTCAGAAGGTGCTGAGCGGCGGCGGACTTAATAATTTGAGTGGGAAG ATCGCAAACTTCAACCAGCCAGCCCCGCAGTGGTCGGCGCCCACAGCCTCCGCTGGCTCGTACCCCTACGCCAGGTCTTCAAGCATCGCCCAAGATGCCAATGACCTCGCCTATAAGTCACAGATACCGTCCTAA
- the LOC119692150 gene encoding uncharacterized protein LOC119692150, translating to MKTQDLHCQISVVISLVVLIVSADVGNEYENKLTKLWSLTSSSRSDGARTAVVNVTSASILIEPTYEASEPTRTARKPKMQVQLHPYTTYAFKPRAIPLRRDEPSQVERSIHYTDDSTYKSDVLLPGNYFPIAEVKRKNLSEETYNPLAGGTFHPKIIPLLRSEYERRSLDEDVEPEIEKPDGYKEDVAQSRSWSTIFGEDEDSKEAIEDDDEEDAEYEERDGAEAKKKTKPKGTKLKPKKYAKYMLPLLLAYKLKFFAMIPMVIGGLVLLVGATGLAGFFFALFAATMGLQKGSY from the exons ATGAAGACCCAGGATTTGCACTGTCAGATATCGGTGGTGATTAGTTTAGTAGTTCTAATTGTGAGTGCCGATGTTGGAAATGAATATGAGAATAAATTGACCAAATTGTGGTCTTTGACGAGCTCCTCGAGAAGTGATGGGGCAAGGACTGCTGTTGTGAACGTGACCAGTGCTTCTATACTCATAGAACCGACGTACGAAGCAAGTGAGCCTACACGGACAGCGAGAAAACCAAAAATGCAAGTGCAACTCCACCCGTATACGACATATGCCTTCAAACCCCGGGCAATACCTTTAAGAAGAGACGAACCTTCACAAGTAGAAAGAAGCATCCACTACACTGACGACTCTACTTACAAATCTGATGTCCTTTTACCCGGTAATTACTTTCCAATTGCCGAAGTGAAAAGGAAGAACTTGAGTGAGGAAACATACAACCCGCTGGCTGGAGGGACTTTCCATCCGAAGATCATTCCCCTGCTGAGGTCAGAGTACGAGAGGCGGTCGCTGGATGAGGATGTAGAGCCTGAAATTGAGAAGCCTGATGGATACAAGGAAGACGTCGCCCAAAGCCGATCATGGTCTACGA TATTTGGCGAGGATGAAGACAGCAAGGAAGCGATAGAAGACGACGACGAAGAAGACGCAGAATACGAAGAGAGGGACGGAGCCGAAGCTAAGAAGAAGACGAAACCCAAGGGAACCAAACTGAAGCCAAAGAAATACGCGAAATACATGCTGCCGCTCCTATTGGCTTACAAACTGAAGTTCTTCGCAATGATCCCGATGGTGATTGGTGGATTGGTTCTGCTTGTAGGAGCAACGGGATTGGCTGGATTCTTCTTTGCGCTCTTCGCAGCGACCATGGGACTACAAAAGGGAAGTTATTAA